The Rissa tridactyla isolate bRisTri1 chromosome 6, bRisTri1.patW.cur.20221130, whole genome shotgun sequence DNA segment TGCGGCATCctctggggagcagagggatgtGAGCTGGCTTGGACTTTTGGGTCCCTTCTGTCTCCAAACCGGGGAATTCATCTGCCCTCCAGCTAATTTCGGCAGTGAAGTGTTTACCTGCACCTGAAGATTTGTGTCCATCCAGGAACTCGTATATGCCAGtgatttatgatttcttttaGCCTGACCTTGTCTTTACAGTTTGTTGCATACTCACGATCAAAGACTCGCGCAGAAGAGTTGTGAACTTCGTCTATTCTACAATGTacttttcacacttttttttacatttaaatttacatttagGAGCCagatgttttctttccagttctggAAGGGAATGTTTCTGTAACTGTTATAAGATGGAAACATAATTTTGGTGCTGTGACTATTTTTAGATGTGGTCCAAAAAGCCCCTGGATGCTGTACCCTGAAATTAGTTTCTCGTTGTTGAAAAAACATCACTAAGCGGGGGGGTCCGTCCTTGTTTGGAGCATCCCCTTGGGTACCTCCCAGGAGGAAGAACTTTGGGGTTCAAGCTGGCATGGCTAcaacaaaaccataaataagtatcTGGAATTTCCCTGTCTCCCAGACGGGTTTCCCAGTAAGCTGATTACGCTGCCTCACTTCCTTCACACTCACAAAACGTTCCCTTTCCCCGTGCTTTGTTGGTAACTAACCATCCACCCCTTCGCCTTTGCACCCGCTTCATCTTCCTTAGACCTTCCTAATTCGCTTCTATCAAATCGTGTGGTGCTCCTGCCTGCACGGGGATTCTTGCGCTGCCTGGGGACTGCGGGGTCTGCCCCCACCTCCGGCATCCTCTGGCTGCTTCAGCAGTCAAAGCAgcgtgtggggagctgggagccaaCGTGCTTCCGCCGCGATGGGTACGTTCGGAGGCGTGAAGGTTGGGGGAGTGGTGAAAAGTTATGGACAGTCCTACAGCACGTCTGCTTTCACTCTCCTGGAGCCAAATGAAGAATAAAACCCTATCACCCATTTGATAATAAAATCAGTGCCGTTATGTTGTGGGTGTCAGCAGAAATGTTAAATGCAAAGGTATCCCGTCTACTGACTTAGCTGTTTCTTTGCAGcgttttcctcctgctttgctgcagtggccctgggggtCGAACTGTCTCCAGAAACCACATCCTTCCACCATACAGCTACTTCTGCTCAGCCACTTTCCCTTTATCATTCTTCACCCCATCAAGACACCACAGTTCGTTTTAACAGCACAGGCTCTCTGGAGACAACCCCCGTGCAGACAACAGGCCAGCCCCAGGTAACAACAGCACCAGCCCATCACGCGGCAGGAGCAGCCACCACACAAGTGACCAGCCAGACACCTCCCACGGTGGTACCCACAACATCAGCAGACAACGCAACCCAGGCCGTGGAAACAGTTACAGCTGCAGTGGAGAACACAACCAGTCACTCTGTGTCCTCAACCAAGCAAGCAGCAAATGTGAGCACAGAAATGACAGTGGCATCCACAAACTCAACCATAAATCATACAACGCCAAATACACAGATGACAACTGCTGCCACAACTACTACAGCCGCCACCATGCAAACTGTAAAGCCCACCACAGGGTCAGGAAATCAAACAACAGCGCCTCAAAGTCCAACAACCACAGCCATGGCCAACAGGACAACCATTCGTCCAGGGACTCAAACAACCGTCCCATCTACGACGACAACGGCGAGACCTACTCTTGCGCCACGGCCTTCTCCCATCCCCACTGGCACATACACCGTTTCCAGCGGGAACAGGACCTGCATCAAAGCGGTCATGGGCTTGCAACTCATGGCTCAAAATGCACAGAAGGTGAGGTGGAGGCACTACAAGGTGGAGGCTGAGCCTTGTAGTGACTGTATCTTTATTAGGTGGAATTTATTCCTCTTTCAGACCAATTTTCAGAAGTTAGCCTCCATGATAGAAATAAGTGGGTTTCTACCAGTCCAAGGCCTTTCCTGTGCCACAGCATCTCCAGCTGCTGTGCTTTGGCTTGTATGATGGTGTCAGTGGGACGCAGGGGTTCAGGGACGCATCTGTGGCAGCAACGCTTGGCAGGGCAGGTCGGGCACCCGTATTAGCTGTGCTTCCCATCATGGGAGACTAGTTAAAATCTGAATTGACTTCAGGGAAGGGCCTGACACTGGGAGATGCATTGAAAGCAGGAAACTGTCAATCTCAGACTTGGATTCAGAGGCGGGAGATTTTAGGACCACAGGAACTGCCAGGCTGGATCAGAGCAGGGGTCCTGGGGAGCTGGTGCCCTCTCCTAGCAGCGATGCACTGTGAATGATTCAGCAAAAGATGTAAGAAAGCCTGAAGTGGTGATTACATCCCTCATAATTAAGGTTTTGTAACTGCCATTAACATAATGTGTGGGGTTAGATCCTCAGGCCCTGGACTTCATATGCCTCGAGCCATCCCCATTGGAATTCCAAATATCCTTGCCTGGCATCTGAATATTTCTAACATGGGATGATATCTAATGTCGGTGAAAGTAATTTTCATACAATCTCTCCACAGAAGCAGATGGAGTACATGGCTGTCAACCCCAACGCGACGCAGACATCCGGCAGCTGTGGGACGATGCAGTCCGAGCTGAACATAACCTTCAGTGGAGGGTTTATAATCTTCACCTTTGTAAAGGTAATTGTTGCATTTAGAGGGAAAGGAGTGTTTAGGGTTGGGGAGCTGGAACTTGGGTTGCCTTCGATCCAGCTCGTGCTGTGTGAAAAGGCATTTCATCCGTGTCGCTGCTACTTTCCCACCTGGATATAAGGCACTATTGCTCCTGTCCTTCCCAAGAGGCTAGAATCATAGAGACACAGattagttcgggttggaagagacctgtgGAGGCCTCCTGTTCAgagcagggctaacttcaacATCAGATCAGGTCTTGTCTACTTGAACTTTGAATTTGGAAAGGTTCGTATGCACAGTGAAGGGTAAGTAGAGTGCTTTGCCATCCTCTGATAGAAAGTGCTAGAGAACGCTGTTAAAGCTACCAGTCTAGCAACACAAAGTCCAGAAGTAGCCCCAAGCAAAAATCTGCATCTCGTTTTGACGTAGGCAAAAACCTAGCGGAGGGAAGGCCAGGTCTGCTGTTTGCGCAGAGGGAACGGGTTTGGGGCTGGAGGCCCCGTGTGGAACAAGGTGTGTGTGCCGGGAGCTCTGACTCACCCTACCAAGTTGCTCTTACGAAAAGGTGTTTCAGGGACAGCTGAATGCAGGTGAGGTTGGGCATTTGCTTCCCATCAATGCCAAGCATCACAACTGGCCAGCCACGAGCCAGCCGGGGTTGCTCAATCCAAAGGGCAGCCTGTGCAGTTGTACGTGGCCAGGAGCCACCAGCCATCCACAGCTGAAGGGGCCTAATTTCATCTAATTTCTGAGTGGAAAATTCCAAACAAGTGAACTACAACAATAAAATTGTAGATAAGTGCCCTTAAAATGCGCCACACCTGGGAGACTTATAAGTACACAGAGAAACTTGGCCAGGAGAGAGGCCCATGCTTACGTAGTGGGAAAACGAGCTTTCTTTTTGACATCGTGTCTGTTGATACCATGTTGCCCGCTGGGACCTCACCGTATGTGGATGAGGCTTTAAGATAAGCTACCGTGAGCGCTGCTGATGTTATAGCCACAGGGGAAAACTGCGGAGTGCAGCCACCCTCTCGCTTCCTCACACGTCTACACGGTTTACATGGTTTGGGAGGCAGCACGGAACACCATTCTCTGGGAGCTGATAAGGGCCGGGTGGTGATGCCAGCGGGACTAAAGACAGAAGTTAATACTGTGTATAGAGTCACTAACGGGCAGGGAGGAATACGAGACGCACTGGATCCCATCAGGCTCTGAGCGTAGACGCATCGAGGCCatgtcgtagaatcatagaaccgtggaatgtgttgggttggaagggacctctaaaggtcagaAGGGACCTGGATCTCCAGAGCTGTTCAGAGCTGCCTCTGGCCGTCACTGCTGAGCTGTGTCCTTCAACTAATCAAGCCAAAATGTCAATCTTACTGCCAGGTTCCAAGCTCAAATTAGTGACAATTAACAGAAGTGCAATGGTTCATCAGTCATTTCCATAGAAAGTCCAAGAGGAAACAGCAAATTATACCATATCTGAGTCATTAATGCTTGAGCAGAGAAAAGGTTTCAATTCATAATCATCTTGATTTTAGTTTATGGCAGAAAGCTTTCTTAAAGCCCACGAGGAAAAGTTAGGTAAAAAATCAAGGAGCTGCTTTAAAACAAAGGATCAGTTCAGCCCGTGAGTGTTTGCCGTAGATGAACGCTTCCTGCAGCAAGGGGACCGTTCTCTGAGTTACAAGGATCCTCAGGAAAAGCCTGGTGATTCAAGTGCCCATGAACAGCCCCGCTGGAGGCAGTGCTAAGGAGAGGGATGGGAACCTTTAGGAGGTACTTGACCGGTCTTGCCCCCAAAAAAGTGGTTATTGGCACAGCATTAGGCAATCCGCCCTTCACTTAAAGATAAGCCTCAAGAGCTTAGCCGGCCGGCTTAGACTTCTTTGAAATTCAGgttaataagaaataattttgctgcCGTTTGTATGTGTTGGGCGCCCGCAGCCTCTCTAACTGCTTTGAACCAGGaatgctgcagggatggggcttctgATTTTCACCAGTGAAAGTGGAGCTGGCGCAGGCCCCGGGCAGCGGGAGGCGAGCGGCTGGCTCAGTACTcgcctctgcctgctgcctcttgCAAAGAACCTGAAAAAGGGAAGTTTTGTAACTAACCCACAAGACGTGAAGTGGGAGCAGGTGTTTTCCCCAAGAAGTCATTCACTGTGGCCAAACAGAACATAGTGCGCTGCCAGAAAAATGCTAATATTTGACCTATTTATGTTTTTTGGTAGGAATACTGCTGAGAAACTCTTCTCTGGTGtatttctttcttaaactttCCCAATCCATTTTACCAGCTTTTAAACCGCACGATATTAAAACTGGGTGCACAGGAGACATTCGTGTCTGCTGCCATTTACCCCCCCAGCTGCACTCACCGGTCCCCACGTGCTCACAGCTGGAATGAAGATGAATAGTAG contains these protein-coding regions:
- the LAMP3 gene encoding lysosome-associated membrane glycoprotein 3, with protein sequence MGRNARPFAFLTFACAFSSCFAAVALGVELSPETTSFHHTATSAQPLSLYHSSPHQDTTVRFNSTGSLETTPVQTTGQPQVTTAPAHHAAGAATTQVTSQTPPTVVPTTSADNATQAVETVTAAVENTTSHSVSSTKQAANVSTEMTVASTNSTINHTTPNTQMTTAATTTTAATMQTVKPTTGSGNQTTAPQSPTTTAMANRTTIRPGTQTTVPSTTTTARPTLAPRPSPIPTGTYTVSSGNRTCIKAVMGLQLMAQNAQKKQMEYMAVNPNATQTSGSCGTMQSELNITFSGGFIIFTFVKEAPTYHVSKIESRLQLSSGGMLYYAAIREKLFTTTLGNSFKCASKQTFGLEKNFQLLIVNMQLQAFDIVGNQFGKEEECFPDKNRKAAPIAVGLSILGLFVIVFVTFLISRRKPHRGYERI